Below is a genomic region from Delftia tsuruhatensis.
CCTGCCAGAGGCATGGGTATGCCGGGGGCGATGACATGCTGGGGTTCCCTCCCGCTGGTTGGCTGGCAATGCGATGGCTCGTCAGGCCTTGCACGGTCAGGGGCAAAGGAGCGGCCGAGGCCCGGGTGCCGGGTGTTTGCCGCGTTGCCTGTCGCGCAGGTCCTGCTGGTGCCTTTTGTGCCGTTCAGCGTATGGGTCTGTCGTTACCCTGTCTCTCGGAACATTCTGGTTTTTTGGCTGTGGCCTAGGAATTTCGGCGCGTCCTGCCGGGTTGCGGGCACGGTCGTGCAGTCCGCAAGCCAAGCCTGGCGCGGCTTTGCGGGCTGCGTCCGCATGAAAGAAAATCTAGGACAGTTTTTTCAGCGCTGGCGGTTTCCCGGCGGTGGCTGCGTGTACCCGGCGCATGCGCCGGCGTTGTGCCGGCCCTGGCATTCGCGGTACAGCCGCCTGTCGCGCTGTTCCGGGGTTTCCTCGGAGCCGCTGCGCTGGGCGGGGGCACGGACCCGCTGGCCCGGTTGCCTGCGCTTGCCGGCCTTGGCTGTCTTGGCGGCTTTGTCGGCCTTGGTGGTCGCCAGCACGTCGGCGGGCGGGTGGGCGGTGTGCCCGGGAAAGGCCAGGGCCAGGCCCAGGGCGGCCAGGACCAGCCCGGCGCAGGTGCGCCGGAGCACTGGGCCGTGTGCGGCCCGGGTTGAGAAATGCATGACCATGGTGCTGCCTCCCGTAGGTGATGGACTGCCGGCGTGCCGGTATGTCTGCATTCTGTTCGGAGCGTTCGCGGCCCGGGCTTGGGGGCGTTGGGGGTGTGGAAATGTCGGAGGGAGCGCGCTTGGTATAATCCCAGGGTTTTGCATGGTGCAAGACGCACGTCGGGGCCTTTCCAGTCCCGGCGCAAGTAACCAAGGCGGCCTCCTCGCGAGCTGCCAATTTCCAAGGAAAAACAATGATCGCATCTTCCGTGAAGGCTGAAGTCGTCAAGTCCAATGCACGCTCTGCCAACGATACCGGCAGCCCCGAAGTGCAAGTGGCCCTGCTGACCGCCCGCATCAACGAGCTGACCCCTCACTTCAAGCAACACGCCAAGGACCACCACGGTCGCCGCGGCCTGCTGCGCATGGTGAGCCGTCGTCGCAAGTTGCTGGACTACCTGAAGTCCAAGGACGCTGATCGCTACACCGCACTGATCGCCAAGCTGGGCCTGCGCAAGTAAGCACGGTGGGAGATCGAAACGCCTGAGTTAGCCTGTCTAGCTCAGGCGTTTTTTACTTCGGAGAAAGCAAGACGGAGCGAAGCTGTGTCATTCCATTGCTTCTGATTTGATAGCAATGAATCCAGCAATGGAATGGCATCGTGTTCTGAATTGCGCTCCGTTCCTGGACCGGGTGAGGGTATCCGGTCCGCATACCAAGGAGCAAACATGACCATCTTCAACAAAGTCACCAAGACCTTCCAGTGGGGGCAGCACACGGTCACCATGGAAACCGGCGAGATCGCACGCCAGGCTTCCGGCGCCGTGCTCGTGAACATCGATGACACCGTGGTGCTCGCCACCGTGGTGGCTTCCAAGCAGGCCAAGGCCGGCCAGGACTTCTTCCCGCTGACCGTCGACTACATCGAGAAGACCTACGCCGCAGGCAAGATCCCTGGCAGCTTCTTCAAGCGCGAGGCCAAGCCCAGCGAGCTGGAGACCCTGACCAGCCGCCTGATTGACCGCCCGATCCGCCCGCTGTTCCCCGAAGGCTTCTACAACGACGTGCACGTGGTCATCCACACCGTGTCGCTGAATCCGGAGGTCGATGCCGACATCGCCGCCCTGATCGCCACCTCGGCAGCGCTGGCCGTTTCGGGCATCCCGTTCAACGGCCCCATCGGTGCCGCCCGCGTGGGCTACATCAATGGCGAGTACGTGCTCAACCCCGGACAGACCCAGCGCAAGGATTCGCAGATGGATCTGGTCGTGGCCGGTACCGAAGCCGCCGTGCTGATGGTCGAGTCCGAGGCGCAGCAGCTGCCCGAAGACGTGATGCTGGGCGCCGTGGTCTTCGGTCACGAGCAGGGCAAGATCGCCATCGACGCCATCCATGAACTGGTGCGCGATGCCGGCAAGCCCGTCTGGGACTGGGTCGCTCCCGCCAAGGACGAAGAGCTGATCGCCAAGGTGGCCGCACTGGGCGACGAAGCCCTGCGCGCCGCCTACCAGATCCGCAACAAGCAAAGCCGCACGCAGGCCTGCCGCGAAGCCTATGCCGCCGTGAAGGCCGGCCTGACCGCGCAGGGCGTGGAGTTCGACGGCGTCAAGGTCGAAGGCATGTTGTTCGACATCGAGGCGCGCATCGTGCGCAGCCAGATCCTGGCCGGCGAGCCGCGCATCGACGGCCGCGACACGCGCACCGTGCGCCCCATCGAGATCCGCAACTCCGTGCTGCCCCGCACCCACGGCTCGGCCCTGTTCACGCGCGGCGAGACGCAGGCCCTGGTCGTGTCCACGCTGGGCACCGAGCGCGACGCGCAGCGCATCGACGCGCTGGCCGGCGAGTTCGAGGACCGCTTCCTGTTCCACTACAACATGCCTCCCTTTGCCACCGGCGAAGTGGGTCGCATGGGTTCGACCAAGCGCCGCGAGATCGGCCACGGCCGCCTGGCCAAGCGCGCCCTGGTGGCCTGCCTGCCCAGCAAGGAAGAATTCCCCTACACCATCCGCGTGGTGTCGGAGATCACCGAGTCCAACGGTTCCTCGTCCATGGCTTCGGTCTGCGGCGGCTGCCTGTCGATGATGGACGCCGGCGTGCCGATGAAGGCCCATGTGGCCGGCATCGCCATGGGCCTTATCAAGGAAGACAACCGCTTCGCCGTGCTGACCGACATCCTGGGCGATGAGGACCACCTGGGCGACATGGACTTCAAGGTGGCCGGCACGACCAACGGCATCACCGCGCTGCAGATGGACATCAAGATCCAGGGCATCACCAAGGAAATCATGCAGGTCGCCCTGGCCCAGGCCAAGGAAGCGCGCATGCACATCCTGGGCAAGATGCAGGAAGCCATGGGCGAGGCCAAGGCCGAGATCTCGTCCTTCGCGCCCAAGCTGTACACGATGAAGATCAACCCCGAGAAGATCCGCGACGTGATCGGCAAGGGCGGCGCCACCATCCGTGCGCTGACCGAAGAGACCGGCACCCAGATCGACATCGGCGAAGACGGCACCATCACCATCGCCTCCAGCGATGCCGCCAAGGCCGACGAAGCCAAGCGCCGCATCGAGGAGATCACGGCCGAGGTCGAGATCGGCAAGATCTACGAAGGCCCCGTGACCAAGATCCTGGACTTCGGCGCCCTGGTGAACCTGCTGCCCGGCAAGGATGGCCTGCTGCACATCAGCCAGATCGCCCACGAGCGCGTGGAGAAGGTCTCCGACTACCTGCAGGAAGGTCAGATCATCAAGGTCAAGGTCCTGGAAACCGACGAAAAGGGCCGTGTCAAGCTGTCGCTGAAGGCGCTGACCGAGCGTCCTGCCGGCATGGAGCGCAGCGATCGCCCCGCGCCCGCCGAACGCCAGCCGCGCCAGCCGCGTGAGTACCGCGAGCCGCGTGAACCCCGCGAGCCGCGTGAGTCCCGCGAAGCGCGCGAGCCCCGTGAAAGCCGTCCCGCGGCCGAGGGTGAGCAGCAGCAGCAACAGCAGCAGTGATGCCTGGCAAGGCTGCGTCCCCGATGAGGGTGCGGCCTTGCGGGTACACGTGCCGTGATCGATGGCAAGGGCGCTGACCTGGTCAGCGCCTGTGGCGTTTTGGACAGGACAGGGATTGCGAGGTCGCGAAATGGAAAAGCAAGTCATGCGTGCCGTGGAACTCACGGACTTTGGTGCTCCCGAGGTGCTGCGCCTGGGCGAGCGT
It encodes:
- the rpsO gene encoding 30S ribosomal protein S15, giving the protein MIASSVKAEVVKSNARSANDTGSPEVQVALLTARINELTPHFKQHAKDHHGRRGLLRMVSRRRKLLDYLKSKDADRYTALIAKLGLRK
- the pnp gene encoding polyribonucleotide nucleotidyltransferase, with translation MTIFNKVTKTFQWGQHTVTMETGEIARQASGAVLVNIDDTVVLATVVASKQAKAGQDFFPLTVDYIEKTYAAGKIPGSFFKREAKPSELETLTSRLIDRPIRPLFPEGFYNDVHVVIHTVSLNPEVDADIAALIATSAALAVSGIPFNGPIGAARVGYINGEYVLNPGQTQRKDSQMDLVVAGTEAAVLMVESEAQQLPEDVMLGAVVFGHEQGKIAIDAIHELVRDAGKPVWDWVAPAKDEELIAKVAALGDEALRAAYQIRNKQSRTQACREAYAAVKAGLTAQGVEFDGVKVEGMLFDIEARIVRSQILAGEPRIDGRDTRTVRPIEIRNSVLPRTHGSALFTRGETQALVVSTLGTERDAQRIDALAGEFEDRFLFHYNMPPFATGEVGRMGSTKRREIGHGRLAKRALVACLPSKEEFPYTIRVVSEITESNGSSSMASVCGGCLSMMDAGVPMKAHVAGIAMGLIKEDNRFAVLTDILGDEDHLGDMDFKVAGTTNGITALQMDIKIQGITKEIMQVALAQAKEARMHILGKMQEAMGEAKAEISSFAPKLYTMKINPEKIRDVIGKGGATIRALTEETGTQIDIGEDGTITIASSDAAKADEAKRRIEEITAEVEIGKIYEGPVTKILDFGALVNLLPGKDGLLHISQIAHERVEKVSDYLQEGQIIKVKVLETDEKGRVKLSLKALTERPAGMERSDRPAPAERQPRQPREYREPREPREPRESREAREPRESRPAAEGEQQQQQQQ